In Aliiglaciecola sp. LCG003, a genomic segment contains:
- a CDS encoding Ig domain-containing protein, with protein MKTLQFRKSIIFACTAGLLFFAVLSHAQVCDVDSDNDVDRFDIGHIFQARNQNAIFDNDPRDENADGRITLGDARACVLHCTAGRCAPIEDPNPLARATLIIVDTFGTPIPFAVIERLSDGEQATTDNSGVGELAAFAANSQSVVSVRANGYAKGVARLDIGPAQSSVSQRIVLRRRELAKQAPVDAEVWLVGMDGTSVMLPANGFVDQQGNRVTGNIGVFMTPVDVSVDELGNGFPGLYAGIPENESSEFPLVSFGVVEFFFAQNGQELQLAQGESAGIVMPLYLDIYPDGSSVQVGDEIPLWYLNEETAVWEQQGIGRVVLSPHSTTGLALQAEVQHFSWWNIDLFGGGDSDNPNLPKNFKADVTVVTPQSYAGFTTYALLRASSSAVRSISSRTVSLNTPKTLFVFEGQTCFSARAFVVLDGLSEFIGESERVCGSFVSEQDNHQQIDLLIDTDLPFRGAIVAPLCSVVEQPFGPAIVKGIRGSAPFTYHQSSGFPSGLAVDSRTGIISGTPTDVGIFNLVTIIEEHNGDNHVLPAYSVEIADLLTISIDFPDDLQLGDFIETEPPVVSGGCSPYRYKLAEGDLPDGLMVDSRTGVISGIPTSAGTSTFTLEVFDGSGSRAQTESQEVIFGQPILVSAQIATLTPGQSWSYNVSDMVLNQGGDVISYSVTNLPSWLEYNDILGVLTGTPLIEGQYQFDITGSNEAGQSTVTVTLTVLMNLLPPANISAVALGDALQLAWQEVEGINEYQVTVSDLADNILEQFIVSGGQAWLTGLPLNTEFSITLASVLNGEFSEPSAAIISPQLSGVQTILLQTGFGERLFQPDDMQFDHANQDLLLIGNRVVRIPLENPAQWTIVSSQGQSLKGVSSAYVNADMGYVFSSQFSASAPFSVSWLLSMQDPVQVVGQLPLLPGERALRPSIVQGNVFDNLIALNVKQDNTLWWRVMSQNFDGSSQIKLNSNQVDWPLVAPGLTIRNDILYAVEPALVKATNQLAVPIQAGQNLQTGSALVLVDELQNAPAALPSMFPLQNCFSDFDDGPDNYLAAEISEVADSSSNNLLIFAQNSDDGLGGLVRLDTASGDCQMLLGQSVTEGQIGDAGVFRLNERSQVELKQVNSNDVLVLIRNDFDSFPIIDYKLYVFSLLEGNLTQLMNIQYDLGNFD; from the coding sequence ATGAAGACCTTACAATTCAGAAAAAGTATCATATTTGCCTGTACGGCAGGGCTACTATTTTTTGCCGTGCTAAGTCATGCACAGGTCTGTGATGTGGATAGTGACAATGATGTCGACCGGTTTGATATTGGACATATTTTTCAAGCAAGAAATCAAAATGCGATTTTCGATAATGATCCACGAGATGAAAATGCTGACGGCCGCATTACCTTGGGTGATGCAAGAGCCTGTGTACTTCACTGTACAGCAGGTCGCTGTGCACCTATCGAGGATCCCAATCCCTTAGCTCGCGCGACCTTAATTATAGTAGATACCTTTGGTACTCCCATCCCCTTTGCTGTAATCGAGCGGCTTAGTGACGGCGAGCAAGCCACAACCGATAATAGTGGTGTTGGCGAGCTTGCAGCCTTTGCCGCCAATAGTCAGTCGGTGGTGTCTGTAAGGGCTAATGGTTATGCCAAGGGCGTGGCGCGTTTAGATATCGGGCCAGCACAATCTAGTGTTTCTCAACGTATCGTGCTGCGTCGGCGTGAACTAGCAAAACAGGCTCCGGTAGACGCAGAGGTTTGGTTGGTTGGTATGGATGGCACCAGTGTCATGCTCCCAGCCAATGGTTTTGTTGATCAGCAGGGCAATCGAGTCACCGGTAATATTGGAGTATTCATGACGCCAGTTGATGTATCAGTGGATGAGTTAGGCAATGGCTTTCCGGGTCTTTATGCTGGTATACCCGAAAATGAATCCAGCGAATTTCCACTGGTAAGTTTCGGGGTAGTTGAATTTTTCTTTGCCCAAAATGGTCAGGAGCTGCAACTTGCACAGGGTGAGTCAGCCGGTATTGTGATGCCATTGTATCTGGATATATATCCCGACGGCAGCAGCGTGCAAGTGGGGGATGAGATCCCATTGTGGTACTTGAACGAAGAAACTGCAGTATGGGAGCAGCAAGGGATTGGCAGGGTCGTGTTGTCGCCTCACTCTACAACAGGGCTTGCGTTACAGGCTGAAGTTCAGCACTTTAGCTGGTGGAACATTGACTTATTTGGCGGTGGAGATAGCGATAACCCTAATCTTCCTAAAAACTTCAAGGCTGATGTTACGGTTGTGACGCCACAAAGTTATGCGGGATTTACCACTTATGCGTTGCTGCGCGCCAGCAGCAGTGCAGTGCGCTCTATATCGTCTCGTACCGTTTCGTTAAATACCCCTAAAACTTTATTTGTATTCGAGGGACAAACTTGTTTTAGCGCCAGAGCCTTTGTTGTCCTCGATGGTCTGAGTGAATTCATTGGTGAATCTGAGCGCGTGTGTGGATCCTTTGTTAGTGAGCAAGATAATCACCAGCAAATTGATCTGCTAATTGACACTGATTTACCTTTTCGTGGGGCTATAGTGGCACCGTTATGCAGTGTGGTCGAGCAGCCGTTCGGCCCGGCAATCGTCAAGGGGATCAGAGGGAGTGCGCCTTTTACCTATCATCAATCATCGGGATTCCCAAGCGGGCTAGCTGTGGACTCCAGAACCGGTATAATTTCTGGTACTCCAACAGATGTAGGCATCTTTAACCTAGTCACAATCATCGAAGAGCACAATGGTGACAATCATGTTCTACCGGCATATTCGGTTGAGATTGCAGACTTATTGACTATTAGCATCGACTTTCCAGATGACTTACAGCTAGGTGATTTCATTGAAACTGAACCTCCGGTCGTGAGCGGCGGCTGCTCTCCTTATCGTTATAAATTAGCGGAAGGTGATTTACCGGATGGCTTGATGGTTGATAGTCGTACAGGTGTTATTTCAGGTATTCCAACCTCTGCAGGAACAAGCACATTCACATTGGAGGTTTTTGATGGCTCGGGAAGTCGCGCGCAAACTGAGTCGCAAGAGGTGATATTTGGTCAACCTATACTAGTATCAGCTCAAATTGCCACACTAACCCCCGGTCAATCTTGGTCATACAATGTTTCTGATATGGTGTTAAACCAAGGCGGTGATGTCATCAGCTACAGCGTAACAAATTTGCCAAGCTGGCTGGAATACAATGACATCTTGGGTGTATTGACAGGAACTCCGCTAATTGAAGGACAATATCAATTTGATATTACCGGCAGTAATGAAGCAGGCCAATCTACTGTTACTGTGACCCTCACGGTGTTAATGAACTTACTACCGCCAGCTAATATTAGCGCAGTTGCGTTAGGTGATGCCTTGCAATTGGCCTGGCAAGAGGTTGAAGGGATTAATGAGTATCAAGTAACGGTGAGTGATCTGGCAGACAATATCCTTGAGCAATTTATAGTGAGCGGCGGGCAGGCTTGGTTAACGGGCTTACCCTTGAATACTGAGTTTAGTATTACCCTTGCCAGTGTTTTGAACGGTGAGTTCTCGGAGCCAAGTGCAGCGATTATTTCCCCCCAGTTGAGCGGTGTACAGACTATCTTACTGCAAACCGGTTTCGGTGAACGGCTATTTCAGCCTGATGATATGCAATTTGATCATGCGAACCAAGATCTGCTGCTGATTGGCAATAGAGTCGTCCGTATCCCATTGGAGAATCCTGCACAGTGGACGATAGTGAGCTCTCAAGGTCAGTCGCTTAAAGGTGTATCTAGTGCCTATGTGAATGCAGATATGGGGTACGTGTTTAGCAGCCAATTCTCTGCTTCAGCTCCTTTCAGTGTTAGCTGGCTGCTATCGATGCAAGACCCTGTGCAGGTTGTGGGACAACTGCCATTATTGCCAGGGGAAAGAGCGCTAAGACCGAGTATTGTGCAAGGCAACGTATTTGATAATTTAATCGCCTTAAATGTAAAGCAAGATAATACCTTGTGGTGGAGAGTCATGTCACAAAATTTCGATGGCAGCTCACAAATTAAATTGAATAGTAATCAGGTAGATTGGCCGCTTGTTGCGCCGGGGTTAACTATTCGAAATGATATTTTATATGCTGTTGAACCTGCTCTAGTTAAAGCAACAAATCAATTGGCGGTACCGATCCAAGCTGGACAAAATTTGCAGACTGGTAGTGCTTTAGTCCTTGTTGATGAGTTACAAAATGCACCCGCTGCGTTACCCAGCATGTTTCCGTTGCAGAACTGTTTTAGTGACTTCGATGATGGACCTGATAACTATTTGGCGGCAGAAATTAGCGAAGTAGCGGATAGTTCGTCCAACAATTTGCTGATATTTGCCCAAAATTCGGATGATGGGTTGGGCGGCTTGGTTAGACTTGATACAGCGTCTGGTGATTGTCAGATGCTGCTTGGCCAAAGCGTGACAGAAGGTCAAATAGGGGATGCTGGTGTATTTCGCTTAAATGAGCGGAGTCAGGTAGAACTTAAACAGGTCAACAGTAATGATGTATTAGTCTTGATTAGGAACGATTTTGATAGTTTCCCAATCATCGATTATAAACTTTACGTTTTCTCCCTCTTAGAAGGAAATCTTACCCAGTTGATGAATATACAATACGACCTAGGTAATTTTGATTAA
- a CDS encoding paraquat-inducible protein A, producing the protein MIRRHIGFGLNIIALGLFIPGIILPMFSLNMEMAATLSGASISSSLVDKELSIMATIDELWHDQRLLVALLIFVFSVVIPLLKTTLVSIAYFQPGSRLERVLFNIVASIGKWSMADVFVIAVFLAILSTNHAETTNSNEFSLFGFKLALDVSTQTLSNAGQGFYYFTAYCLVSLLGTHLAFSAIKNNTSANQTQID; encoded by the coding sequence ATGATCAGAAGGCATATTGGATTTGGCTTAAATATTATTGCTTTGGGGCTATTTATCCCAGGTATAATACTGCCGATGTTTTCATTAAATATGGAAATGGCCGCCACCTTAAGCGGCGCGTCTATCAGTTCTTCCCTCGTCGATAAAGAGCTATCAATCATGGCAACCATAGACGAGCTTTGGCACGACCAGCGACTATTGGTAGCACTACTCATATTTGTGTTTTCGGTGGTCATTCCGCTATTAAAAACTACCTTGGTGAGCATTGCTTACTTTCAACCCGGCAGTAGATTAGAAAGAGTTCTATTTAACATTGTGGCCAGTATTGGTAAATGGTCTATGGCCGATGTCTTTGTGATTGCAGTTTTTCTGGCTATTTTGTCTACCAATCACGCCGAAACCACTAATTCTAATGAGTTTAGTCTGTTTGGCTTTAAATTGGCGTTAGATGTGAGTACCCAGACTTTGTCTAATGCTGGGCAGGGATTCTATTACTTTACTGCTTACTGTTTGGTCTCGTTACTAGGAACCCATTTAGCGTTTTCAGCAATTAAAAACAACACATCGGCCAACCAAACTCAAATTGATTAA
- a CDS encoding M3 family metallopeptidase, translated as MKKFALTLTSAMLIATLSGCSNNEQAQENNLSAAKTAAQSQVTNDNPLLAEYSGPYGGVPAFDKMDLADLKPALEKGMELNLAEVEAIINNPAAPTFENTIVELEKAGDDLGRVFSYWGIWSANKNSPEFREIQGEMVPKISAFSSKISQNEKLFARVKAVYESEEYNTLTQEQQRITWLTYNGFARNGATLQGEAKQRYADINQEVASLQTKFANNVLADEENYVLYISKEQLTGLPESFVNAAASAAKERGEEGKYAITNSRSSMDPFLTYSEQRDLRQKVWETYYSRGNNGDEFDNNDLIKQILSLRHERIKLLGYDNYSQWRLEDRMAKNPENAMELMQKVWPAAIARVEEEVKDMQAVADAEGADIKIMPWDYRYYAEKVRKQKYDLDSDEVKQYLQLDKLREAMFYVAGRLFNFKFTAIEEGKVPVFHEEVKVWEVTDLTSGEHIGLWYLDPFARKGKRSGAWATTYRNHTTFDGKKTVLSSNNSNFVKGADGEPTLISWDDAETYFHEFGHALHFLSATVAYPTSHSGVRDYTEFQSQLLERWLTTDEVINNYLVHYKTGEPIPKELVAKINKASTFNEGFKTTEYLASAMMDLLYHTTDPAKIEPQQFEKEQLAKLGMPAEMVMRHRSTQFGHIFSSEGYASSYYGYMWAEVLTSDAAEAFAEAPGGFYDDEVSDRLVKYLFSIRNAMDPAEAYRLFRGRDAKVEALMRDRGFPVK; from the coding sequence ATGAAAAAATTTGCCCTGACCCTGACCAGCGCCATGCTGATTGCAACATTAAGTGGCTGCTCTAACAATGAGCAAGCCCAAGAAAATAACCTTTCTGCCGCCAAAACTGCAGCACAAAGCCAAGTTACCAATGATAATCCACTACTAGCTGAATATAGCGGCCCTTACGGTGGTGTTCCCGCATTTGACAAAATGGACTTGGCAGATTTAAAGCCCGCTCTAGAAAAAGGTATGGAGCTTAATTTGGCTGAAGTAGAGGCCATAATTAACAACCCTGCGGCGCCTACTTTTGAGAATACCATTGTTGAATTAGAAAAAGCCGGTGACGATTTAGGTCGTGTATTCAGCTACTGGGGTATTTGGAGTGCGAATAAAAACAGCCCTGAATTCCGCGAAATTCAAGGCGAAATGGTCCCTAAAATTTCGGCTTTTAGCTCTAAAATCAGCCAAAATGAAAAACTTTTCGCCCGCGTAAAAGCTGTTTACGAAAGTGAAGAGTACAATACTTTAACGCAAGAACAACAGCGTATAACTTGGTTGACCTACAATGGTTTCGCCCGTAATGGCGCGACTTTACAAGGTGAAGCGAAACAACGTTACGCTGACATCAATCAAGAAGTTGCCAGTCTACAAACCAAGTTTGCCAACAATGTGTTGGCCGATGAAGAAAACTATGTTCTCTATATATCCAAAGAACAACTCACTGGTTTACCTGAATCCTTTGTTAATGCTGCTGCTTCTGCCGCTAAAGAGCGTGGCGAAGAGGGTAAATATGCAATCACTAACTCCCGCTCGTCTATGGACCCTTTCTTAACCTATTCTGAACAACGTGATCTACGTCAAAAAGTATGGGAAACCTACTACAGCCGTGGCAATAATGGTGATGAATTTGATAATAATGATTTGATCAAACAAATTCTTTCTTTACGTCATGAACGGATTAAATTGTTAGGTTATGACAACTACTCTCAATGGCGTTTAGAAGATCGCATGGCTAAAAACCCAGAGAATGCCATGGAGTTGATGCAAAAAGTGTGGCCTGCCGCCATTGCCCGCGTAGAAGAAGAAGTTAAAGACATGCAAGCGGTAGCTGATGCTGAGGGTGCTGATATCAAAATCATGCCATGGGATTATCGCTACTACGCAGAAAAAGTGCGTAAACAAAAGTACGACCTCGACTCGGACGAAGTTAAGCAATACTTGCAACTAGATAAACTACGCGAAGCCATGTTTTATGTTGCCGGGCGTTTATTCAACTTCAAGTTTACTGCTATTGAAGAAGGTAAAGTACCAGTCTTTCATGAAGAGGTGAAAGTGTGGGAAGTAACAGACCTCACCAGTGGTGAGCATATTGGGCTATGGTATTTAGACCCCTTTGCCCGCAAAGGAAAACGCTCTGGTGCTTGGGCAACTACCTATCGTAACCACACGACCTTTGATGGTAAGAAAACGGTTTTATCCTCCAACAACTCGAACTTCGTAAAAGGCGCCGATGGCGAACCTACATTGATTTCTTGGGATGATGCTGAAACTTACTTCCATGAATTTGGCCATGCATTGCATTTCTTGTCAGCAACTGTGGCTTATCCTACCTCTCATTCTGGCGTACGTGATTACACTGAATTTCAATCCCAATTGCTAGAGCGCTGGTTAACTACCGATGAAGTGATCAATAACTACTTAGTGCACTACAAAACTGGCGAGCCTATTCCAAAAGAATTGGTGGCTAAAATTAACAAAGCATCAACCTTTAATGAAGGCTTCAAAACCACTGAGTATCTGGCTTCAGCGATGATGGATCTGCTTTACCACACCACGGATCCTGCCAAAATTGAGCCTCAGCAATTTGAGAAAGAACAATTAGCTAAATTAGGTATGCCTGCGGAAATGGTCATGCGCCATCGCAGTACTCAGTTTGGTCATATCTTCAGCAGCGAAGGTTATGCGTCTAGTTACTACGGTTACATGTGGGCAGAAGTTTTAACTTCAGATGCTGCCGAAGCATTCGCTGAAGCACCAGGCGGTTTCTATGACGACGAAGTGAGCGACAGATTGGTTAAATATTTGTTCTCTATCCGTAATGCCATGGACCCAGCTGAAGCGTACCGCCTATTCAGAGGTCGTGATGCTAAAGTTGAAGCTCTTATGCGAGACAGAGGATTTCCTGTAAAGTAG
- the purU gene encoding formyltetrahydrofolate deformylase, giving the protein MQQTFRLVIDCPDQVGLVAAVSQFLADHQATIVEASHHTDSQLGRFFMRHEIKADTLNLSLDKFKQAFAELAIRFSMNWKISDSHQKQRVALLASHESHCLIDILHRWHSGELECDIPCIIANHPQMKQFAQWYNVPFHWVDFSNQDKASAFAEVEALLDEYQIDLTVLARFMQIIPDNLCSKLAGKAINIHHSFLPSFAGAKPYQQAYDRGVKLIGATCHYVTKDLDEGPIIEQEVIRISHSDSAADMVRKGKNCEKTALANGVRYHLQDRVIIHQKKTVVFA; this is encoded by the coding sequence ATGCAACAAACATTCAGATTGGTTATAGACTGTCCGGATCAAGTCGGATTAGTCGCAGCAGTCAGCCAATTTTTAGCCGATCATCAAGCTACCATTGTGGAAGCGAGTCATCATACTGACAGTCAGTTGGGTCGATTCTTCATGCGTCATGAAATTAAAGCCGACACCCTCAATTTGAGCCTTGATAAATTTAAGCAAGCATTTGCTGAATTAGCGATCCGCTTCTCAATGAATTGGAAGATTTCTGATTCTCATCAAAAACAGCGAGTAGCATTGTTGGCCAGCCATGAATCTCATTGTTTGATCGACATTTTACACCGCTGGCATTCCGGTGAGTTAGAATGTGATATCCCATGCATAATTGCCAACCACCCCCAAATGAAACAATTTGCCCAATGGTATAACGTGCCATTCCATTGGGTAGATTTTTCCAACCAAGATAAAGCTAGCGCTTTCGCTGAAGTAGAAGCTTTGCTGGATGAATATCAAATCGACCTAACGGTACTCGCTCGCTTTATGCAAATAATACCGGATAATTTGTGCAGCAAGCTGGCAGGAAAAGCGATCAATATTCACCACAGCTTCCTTCCCTCTTTTGCTGGCGCCAAACCTTACCAACAGGCCTATGACAGAGGCGTCAAATTGATTGGTGCTACCTGTCACTATGTCACCAAAGACTTGGATGAAGGGCCGATCATCGAACAGGAAGTGATCCGTATCAGTCATAGCGACTCTGCGGCAGATATGGTCCGAAAAGGCAAAAACTGTGAAAAGACAGCCCTCGCCAATGGCGTTCGTTACCATTTGCAAGATCGCGTTATTATTCATCAGAAAAAAACCGTGGTCTTCGCGTAG
- a CDS encoding spondin domain-containing protein, with product MKIFNTGMVIITLGLSLSQLVNATTIEVKVNNLFDPGGLAITPVWLGFHDGTFDTFDLNISASMSLQNLAENGDTSGIESDFAGSQSSGVQHVLTSGMMPPIFQPGQSATSGLIEVDAATSGYFSFLSMLIPTNDGFIGNQDPLAYSLFNDMGDFVGLDILVLGSSVWDAGTEQNRGFGAPFLVGADQESRQDEGAVVTFHNGLQVLPGGLAIIGGMTPTGYTIDALAADFTANGFEVARITVSQVAEPETLGFFALGLLGLAMRAKRRNKPE from the coding sequence ATGAAGATATTTAATACAGGAATGGTAATTATCACCTTGGGGCTTAGTCTGTCTCAATTGGTGAACGCAACAACGATTGAAGTAAAGGTTAATAACCTGTTTGATCCCGGAGGCTTGGCTATTACGCCAGTTTGGTTGGGCTTCCACGATGGCACCTTTGATACCTTTGATCTCAACATTAGCGCATCTATGTCTTTGCAAAATTTAGCTGAGAACGGTGATACATCGGGGATTGAGAGTGACTTTGCTGGCTCTCAATCTAGCGGTGTCCAACACGTTTTGACCTCTGGAATGATGCCTCCCATTTTTCAACCCGGACAATCTGCAACCAGTGGACTAATTGAGGTCGACGCTGCAACAAGTGGATATTTCAGCTTTTTGTCAATGTTGATCCCAACTAATGACGGCTTTATCGGTAACCAAGATCCCTTAGCATATTCGTTGTTTAATGACATGGGGGATTTTGTCGGGTTAGACATACTGGTTCTCGGTTCATCTGTTTGGGATGCCGGGACAGAACAAAATCGCGGCTTTGGTGCTCCTTTTCTAGTCGGGGCTGACCAAGAAAGTAGGCAGGACGAGGGAGCCGTAGTTACCTTCCACAATGGATTGCAGGTATTGCCGGGTGGCCTGGCTATTATTGGTGGCATGACACCAACAGGTTACACCATTGATGCATTAGCGGCAGATTTTACTGCCAATGGTTTTGAAGTGGCTCGGATAACTGTTTCACAAGTGGCTGAACCTGAAACCTTGGGATTCTTCGCGCTTGGGTTATTAGGCTTAGCGATGCGAGCGAAGCGCAGGAATAAGCCAGAATAG
- a CDS encoding histidine phosphatase family protein, producing MAIYLVRHGETNGNRNRIVQTPDTPLSAVGMSQAQQLASHYSTLPISKILCSDHIRTQQTAAPLQQALGCELVLSELLQERSFGELRGRSYDDIGDDFFAPEYQPINGENHAQFARRVTLAWQQVIDLADNTSGSLLVMTHGLVLRCIVSEILKLTEQSLQQASFENTCVTEIDKQDKRTIIRLCDTRHLLSDAISGGAV from the coding sequence ATGGCTATATATTTAGTGCGTCATGGGGAAACTAATGGCAATCGCAATCGAATTGTACAAACTCCTGATACACCTCTTTCTGCAGTGGGAATGTCGCAAGCCCAGCAGTTAGCTAGTCACTATTCGACCCTGCCGATTAGCAAAATTTTATGTAGTGACCATATCCGAACTCAGCAAACGGCAGCGCCTTTGCAGCAAGCATTAGGTTGTGAACTTGTTTTGAGTGAACTGCTGCAAGAACGCAGTTTTGGTGAGTTACGAGGAAGATCTTACGATGACATTGGTGATGATTTCTTTGCCCCCGAATACCAACCCATCAATGGTGAAAATCATGCACAATTCGCACGAAGAGTCACACTAGCTTGGCAGCAGGTAATTGACTTGGCCGACAATACATCAGGCAGTTTGTTGGTTATGACCCACGGGCTGGTGTTGCGATGTATTGTTAGTGAGATACTTAAACTAACTGAGCAAAGCCTGCAGCAAGCTAGTTTTGAAAATACCTGTGTAACTGAAATTGATAAGCAGGATAAACGTACTATTATCCGTTTATGTGATACTCGTCATTTACTCTCTGATGCAATTAGCGGTGGCGCGGTCTGA
- a CDS encoding IS110 family transposase, with protein MKLKTITIDLAKTVFQVCGVNEHIKPQFNKKLKRTELLDFMRQQPPTLVVMEACYSSHYWGREIAKLGHDTKLIPAQHVTPFVRGNKNDHNDAFAIAEASQRSHIRFVPVKSEQQQEINCLHRIRERLIRNKTALSNQIRGLLSEFGVIFPCGHVALCAGLAQVIDSEQRSNQLRTMMRALKAEYEDTRSRIKAIEQQLHHFVNNSESGKILLSIPGIGFINASAFLAAIDKGQAFNNPKEFAVWLGLTPKQHASGNISKMGGITKRGDRYLRKQLVHGARSVVSRAAQRTDPLSLWATKLRVTKPFNKVAVAVAHRLARLIWILLTRQEHYRVTSSQVSA; from the coding sequence ATGAAGCTTAAAACAATTACCATCGATTTGGCAAAGACTGTATTTCAAGTGTGCGGAGTAAATGAACATATTAAACCGCAATTTAATAAGAAATTAAAACGGACTGAGCTACTTGATTTTATGCGCCAACAACCACCTACGTTGGTGGTGATGGAAGCCTGTTATTCATCGCATTACTGGGGGCGTGAAATTGCTAAATTAGGTCATGATACCAAGCTTATACCAGCCCAACATGTCACGCCTTTTGTGCGAGGCAACAAGAATGACCATAACGATGCTTTTGCCATAGCAGAAGCCAGCCAGCGCTCACATATCCGCTTTGTCCCCGTAAAATCTGAGCAACAGCAAGAAATTAATTGCTTGCATCGAATTCGAGAGCGCTTAATTAGAAACAAAACGGCCCTGAGTAACCAGATACGCGGGTTGTTAAGTGAATTTGGGGTAATATTTCCTTGTGGCCACGTGGCCTTGTGTGCAGGATTAGCCCAAGTAATTGATAGCGAACAACGCAGTAACCAGTTGAGAACCATGATGCGCGCGTTAAAGGCAGAATATGAAGACACACGCTCTCGCATCAAGGCCATTGAGCAGCAATTGCATCACTTTGTTAATAACAGTGAAAGTGGCAAAATATTGCTCAGCATCCCAGGGATTGGTTTCATTAATGCCTCAGCGTTTTTAGCCGCCATTGATAAAGGCCAGGCGTTTAATAATCCCAAAGAATTTGCCGTGTGGTTAGGGCTGACGCCTAAACAACACGCCTCAGGCAATATCAGTAAGATGGGCGGCATTACCAAACGCGGAGACCGTTATTTACGTAAACAACTGGTACATGGTGCGCGGTCTGTCGTGAGTCGTGCCGCGCAAAGAACTGATCCGTTATCACTGTGGGCCACTAAACTTCGCGTTACCAAGCCGTTTAATAAAGTGGCAGTCGCCGTCGCCCATCGTTTAGCACGTTTAATCTGGATATTGCTCACACGTCAGGAGCACTATCGCGTTACGTCCTCACAAGTGAGCGCATAA
- the thpR gene encoding RNA 2',3'-cyclic phosphodiesterase — translation MRYFLGFDLSAKSKLAIEAWREKALPHYDSAVPARNFHITSVFLGQVNNHQMDALCSNIDNYEIRPFSLTFDTLGFWSKPRILWLGTTHTDSAAIAINKQLSDFSKQAGITIQTRPYVPHITLIRKAKDNPPAALIEPQFAIKVDKLHLFESVSGKQGVHYPIRQTWTMNPFGRPSPR, via the coding sequence ATGCGTTATTTTCTAGGTTTCGATTTAAGCGCAAAATCTAAATTGGCCATTGAGGCATGGCGTGAAAAAGCCCTGCCCCACTATGACTCGGCCGTGCCTGCCAGAAATTTTCATATCACCAGTGTATTTCTAGGTCAGGTTAACAATCACCAAATGGATGCCTTGTGCAGTAATATCGATAACTATGAAATCCGCCCTTTTTCCCTAACTTTCGATACCTTAGGCTTCTGGTCTAAACCACGCATATTGTGGTTAGGAACTACCCACACAGACTCTGCAGCAATAGCTATCAATAAACAATTAAGCGATTTTAGTAAGCAAGCGGGCATCACTATCCAAACCCGTCCTTATGTACCTCATATAACCTTGATTAGAAAAGCTAAAGATAACCCGCCAGCAGCGTTAATCGAGCCTCAATTTGCAATTAAGGTAGATAAGTTACATTTATTCGAGTCAGTTTCAGGCAAACAGGGCGTTCACTATCCCATTCGCCAAACGTGGACGATGAATCCATTTGGTCGACCGAGTCCACGTTGA